CGCACCCACTCGTGATCCTTGGTGTAACGCAAGTCCTCCGGGACGTTCATGCTCGCAACCTACCCCACGCCCCGGCGTGGCTCCGGCGGAGGCTCACCGGACCAGTTGCCGTAGTCGGCGACCGTACTCCTGGGCCCGCGACCGGGCGTCGGCCTCCCGCCCCGCCTCGGCCCAGATGTGGGTCAGGGGCTCGGCCGGGTCGGGTAGGGCCAGGGCCCAGCCGTCGTCGTGGAGGACCTTGACCCCGTCCACCAGGACCAGGCGCTCCGGGTCGGCGCGCTCGACCAGCGACCGCATGACCAGGCCCTTCTGCTCCCAAGGCGTGACCACCACCTCGTGGGCGATGTGGGGGCGGGGCAGGTCGTCGACCACGGCCGACAGGCGCACGTCGTTGCGGGCCAGCAGCTCCAGCAGCTTCACCAGCGTGGCGGCGGCGTCGAAGGCGGGCAGGAAGCCGGGGATGATGTAGCCCCCGTCGGTGCTGCCGGCGAAGCCCACGTCCTTGTCGTCGGCGGCGGCCATGAGGGCGGCTGACGAGGTCTTGGCCTGCCTGATGGTGGCCCCGGTGCCGGCCACCAGGTCCTGCAGGTGGCTCGTGGCCGTGACCGGGACCACGATGGTGTCGCCGTCGATGCTCCCGGCCACCAGCCGGACCAGGGCCATGAGGGCCTGCCCGTCGCTCAGCACCCGGCCCTCGTCGTCGACCAGGGTGAGGCGCTCGCCGTCGGGGTCCAGCACCGCGCCCACGTGGGCGCCGGCCGCGGTGACCAGCGAAGCCGCGTGCGCCGCGGCCCGGCCCCGATCGAAGCCGATGGACGCCTGGGTCGAGGCGTAGGGGTTGACGGCCAGCACGTCGGCGCCGAGCTGGGCCAGCACCGTGGGCATGGTGAAGGAGGTGGAGCCGAAGCCGTAGTCGGTGACGATCTTGAAGCCGGCGTCCCGCACCACCTCCAGGTCGACGGTGGCGCCGAGGGCGTTGGTGTAGTGCTCCAGCACCCGGGGTGGGAAGTCGATGTCGCCGATCTCCTCGGCCGGCACCCGGCGGTAGTCCTCCCGGGAGAGCTGCCGCTCGATCTTGCGCTGCGCCGCCTCGGAGATGTCGAGCCCGGCCCGGTCGACGAAGCGGATGGACACCGTGTCGGGGTCCTCGCCGTCGAGGCGCAACGTCACGCCCCCGGACACCACGGGCTGGCGCACCGCGAACCGGGTCACCGGCACCGACGCCACCTCCAGGTCGAGCACGTTGATCCCGGCGGCGTTGAGCCCCGACATGAGGGCCCGCTTCAGCATGCGGGCGGCCCGGCTGGAGTCGCGGGAGGTGGCCACGGTGCTGCCCTTGGGCAGGGCGCTGGCCCAGGCCATGGCCAGGCGGGTGGCCAGCTCCGGGGTCATGTCCACGTTGGCCAGGCCCGACACCGCCGAGCCACCGAACAGGCTGCGGGCCCCCCGGGTCTCCAGGATGATCGAGGAGTTGACGGTGGCCCGGGCCTCGATGGTCTTGAACGGGTACACCTTGACGCCGGCGCCGACCACGGCCTCGTCGCCGACGAAGCACTGGTCGCCCAGCACCGACCCCTCGTCCAGGCGGGCGGCCCGCCGGATCTCGCTCGAGCGCCCGACGACCGTGCCCCGCAGGCGCGAGCTCTCCCCCAGGTACACGTTCTCGTAGACGACGGAGCGCTCGACCGAGGCGTCGGCCCTGACCCGGGCGTTGCGGCCCAGCACGGCGTAGGGCCCGATGCGGGCCCCGGCGCCCACCCGGCAGCCCGGGCCGATCACCGCCGCCCCCACGATCTCGGCGGTGGGGTCGACCTCGGCCCCCTCGCCCAGCCACACGCCGTCGCGGAGGTGGAACCCGGGCACCTCGACCTTGACCGTGCCGTCCAGGACGTCGCGGTGGGCCCGGACGTAGGCCTCCAACGTGCCCACGTCCTCCCAGTAGCCCTCGGACACCGCTCCCACCATGGGCAGGCCCTGGGCCAGGAGCTCGGGGAAGACCTCCCCCGAGAAGTCGACGGGCCGGTCGGCGGCGATGTGGTCGAAGATCTCCGGCTCCAGCACGAAGATCCCGGTGTTGATGGTGTCGCTGAACACCTGGCCCCACGTGGGCTTCTCCAGGAACCGCTCGATGGAGCCGTCCTCGCGGGTGATGACGATGCCGAACTCCAGCGGGTCCTCCACCGCCACCAGGCCGATGGTGGCCATGGCCCCCTTGGCCTCGTGCTCGGCCACGATCCGGCTGAGGTCGATGTCGGTGAGCACGTCGCCGGAGATGACCAGGAAGCGCTCGTCGAGGACGTCCATGGCGTTGCGGACCGACCCCGCGGTGCCCAGGGGCTGCTCCTCGGTGGCGTAGGTGATCTCCACCCCGAACTCCGACCCATCACCGAAGTAGGTGCGGATCTGGTTGGCCAGGAAGGCCACCGTCACCACGATCTCGGTGAAGCCGTGGTCGCGGAGCAGGCCCACGATGTGCTCCATCATCGGCCGGTTGGCCAGCGGGAGCATGGGCTTGGGCGTGTGGGAGGTGAGGGGCCGGAGGCGC
The Acidimicrobiales bacterium DNA segment above includes these coding regions:
- a CDS encoding sugar phosphate nucleotidyltransferase, producing MKAVIMAGGEGSRLRPLTSHTPKPMLPLANRPMMEHIVGLLRDHGFTEIVVTVAFLANQIRTYFGDGSEFGVEITYATEEQPLGTAGSVRNAMDVLDERFLVISGDVLTDIDLSRIVAEHEAKGAMATIGLVAVEDPLEFGIVITREDGSIERFLEKPTWGQVFSDTINTGIFVLEPEIFDHIAADRPVDFSGEVFPELLAQGLPMVGAVSEGYWEDVGTLEAYVRAHRDVLDGTVKVEVPGFHLRDGVWLGEGAEVDPTAEIVGAAVIGPGCRVGAGARIGPYAVLGRNARVRADASVERSVVYENVYLGESSRLRGTVVGRSSEIRRAARLDEGSVLGDQCFVGDEAVVGAGVKVYPFKTIEARATVNSSIILETRGARSLFGGSAVSGLANVDMTPELATRLAMAWASALPKGSTVATSRDSSRAARMLKRALMSGLNAAGINVLDLEVASVPVTRFAVRQPVVSGGVTLRLDGEDPDTVSIRFVDRAGLDISEAAQRKIERQLSREDYRRVPAEEIGDIDFPPRVLEHYTNALGATVDLEVVRDAGFKIVTDYGFGSTSFTMPTVLAQLGADVLAVNPYASTQASIGFDRGRAAAHAASLVTAAGAHVGAVLDPDGERLTLVDDEGRVLSDGQALMALVRLVAGSIDGDTIVVPVTATSHLQDLVAGTGATIRQAKTSSAALMAAADDKDVGFAGSTDGGYIIPGFLPAFDAAATLVKLLELLARNDVRLSAVVDDLPRPHIAHEVVVTPWEQKGLVMRSLVERADPERLVLVDGVKVLHDDGWALALPDPAEPLTHIWAEAGREADARSRAQEYGRRLRQLVR